From Anaerohalosphaera lusitana, one genomic window encodes:
- a CDS encoding proteasome assembly chaperone family protein translates to MSAQMLNILEKPNMKNPTLLLGFSGWMNGGEVSTGTVQWLIEDSRAREIAEINPEGFYIYNFPGTMETTTLFRPHTRIVDGVVAEYQTPENVFYYDDSKDLVLFSGKEPNLNWEGFADCIFEFCEVFGIEQIVFIGSVAGLVPHTRDPSMFFSVSDENLRSELKDQGFSMSEYEGPASFTTYLAAECPARNKKMVNVVAAVPAYVQGENPKCIEAVLRNLTRVMDVKINLHDLRFLSDEFEKRLTEAVKEVPELSENIGKLEQMYDKEIIDHEMGDLKRWLENRGVSLD, encoded by the coding sequence ATGAGTGCGCAGATGTTAAACATCCTTGAAAAACCCAATATGAAGAACCCGACTTTGCTGCTTGGATTTTCCGGCTGGATGAACGGCGGCGAGGTTTCCACGGGGACGGTGCAATGGCTTATCGAGGACAGCAGGGCCCGCGAGATCGCTGAGATAAACCCCGAAGGTTTCTACATTTACAACTTTCCGGGCACTATGGAAACCACCACTCTTTTTCGACCCCATACCAGGATAGTGGACGGAGTTGTCGCAGAATATCAGACGCCTGAGAACGTCTTTTATTATGACGACTCAAAAGATCTTGTCCTGTTTTCCGGCAAGGAACCAAATCTCAATTGGGAAGGTTTCGCCGACTGCATTTTCGAGTTCTGTGAAGTGTTCGGCATTGAGCAGATAGTGTTCATCGGAAGCGTGGCTGGGCTGGTTCCGCACACGCGGGACCCGAGCATGTTCTTTTCGGTTTCGGACGAAAATCTGCGTTCTGAGCTCAAGGATCAAGGTTTTAGCATGTCCGAGTACGAAGGGCCGGCCAGCTTTACGACATATCTGGCGGCTGAATGCCCGGCCAGAAACAAGAAAATGGTAAACGTGGTCGCCGCGGTGCCCGCGTATGTGCAGGGGGAGAATCCCAAGTGCATAGAGGCTGTGCTGCGCAATCTTACACGCGTTATGGATGTGAAGATCAACCTGCACGATCTGCGTTTTCTCAGCGACGAATTCGAAAAACGTCTTACGGAGGCGGTCAAGGAAGTGCCGGAGCTTTCGGAAAATATCGGCAAGCTGGAACAGATGTATGACAAGGAAATAATCGATCATGAGATGGGTGACCTGAAACGGTGGCTGGAGAACAGGGGCGTAAGTCTCGATTGA